GCGCCCACTCCGCCGCCAGCGAGCGCGTGAGCCCGAGCAGCGCGTGCTTCGACGCGCAGTACGCCGACGTGTACTTCACGCCCCGCGTCGCCGCCATGCTGCCGATGTTGATGATGCGGCCCCCGCCCGCCGCCGCCATCGCCGGCAACAGCTCGCGGCTGAAGAGGAAGGGCGCCGTCACGTTCACCGCCATCACCCGGTGGAAGTCCTCCATGCTCGTCTTGTTGATGGGTGCCGACACGGTGATGCCCGCGTTGTTCACCAGCACGCGGGGTGCTCCCGTCTCGAGGATGCGCCGGCTCGCGGCGATCACCGCCGCCTCGTCCGCCACGTCGATCGCGAGCGGACGCACCGCTCCACCGGACTCGCGCGCGAGCTGCTCCAGCGCGTCCACGGCCCGCGCGAGCGCCCACACCTCGTAGCCCTCCTTCACGAAGGACTGCACCAGCGCCTTGCCGATGCCCCGGCTGGCGCCCGTCACCACCGCTACCTTCTTGGATGTCGTCATGGCGCCGAACCATACCCGGACCCCGGTCCGTCTGGCCCCGTGCTCGACCTGGAGCGTCTCTTCACCGACGAGGGCCGCCACGAGGTGCGCGGGCGGGTGCTCGGCGAGGCCCTCACCGGGCCATGACGCGTTCGGCTAATTCCCGCGAGGAGTGTGTTGGGGGAGGAACGCCCGGGAGGGAAGCGACCGGGCGGGAGCACGGGAGCCGCCCATCGGGGCCCGGGGTGGTGTAGAGGGGAGGGCGCCTCGTGTTTCACGAATCGAACCCGGAGCCCATCCTCATGAGCACCCCCCGGCTGAACGTCACCACCGCCACCGCCGCGTCCGAGCGCATCTGGGAGGAGGAGATCATCCCCCGGCTGCACGACTACATCCGCATCCCCAACAAGTCGCCCAGCTTCGACAAGGAGTGGGTGAAGAGCGGGCACATGGACAAGGCGGTGAAGCTCATCGCCGGCTGGTGCGAGTCCCAGGCGAAGCACATCCCCGGCCTCAAGGTGGAGGTGGTGACGCTCAAGAACGAGCAGGGCGAGCCGCGCACTCCCGTCATCTACATGGAGATTCCCGGCACCGGCGACGACACGGTGGTGCTCTACGGCCACCTGGACAAGCAGCCGGAGATGACGGGCTGGCGCGCGGGGCTCTCCCCGTGGGAGCCGGTGCGCGAGGGTGACAAGCTGTACGGCCGGGGTGGCGCGGACGATGGGTACTCGGCCTTCGCGTCGCTGGCGGCCATCCGCCTGTTGCGCGAGCAGGGCGTGCCGCACGCGCGCTGCGTGGTGCTCATCGAGGCGTGCGAGGAGAGCGGCAGCTACGACTTGCCGGCCTACATCGAGCACCTCGCGCCGCGCATCGGCAAGGCGTCGCTCGTGGTGTGCCTGGACTCGGGCTGCGCCAACTATGAGCAGCTGTGGATGACGACGTCGCTGCGCGGGCTCGTGTCCGGCAACCTGCGCGTGGACATCCTCACCGAGGGCGTGCACTCGGGAGACGCGAGCGGCATCGTGCCCTCGTCGTTCCGCATCATGCGGCAGATCCTCTCGCGCGTGGAGGACGAGCAGACGGGCCGCATCCGCGTCGAGGGCCTGCACGTGCACATCCCCCAGGCGCGCCGGGAGCAGGCCGCGGCCGTGGCGGAGGTGCTGGGCGAGGAGGTGTACTCGAAGTTCCCCTGGGTGCCCGGCGCCCACCCGGTGACCACGGATCGCGTGGAGCAGATCCTCAACCGCACCTGGCGCCCGGCCCTGTCCGTCACGGGCGTGGACGGCATGCCGCCGCTGGGCAGTGCGGGCAACGTGCTGCGTCCCTTCACCTCGGTGAAGCTGTCCATGCGTATTCCTCCGCGGTTGGAGCCGAAGGCGGCCACCGAGGCGCTCAAGCAGGCGCTCGAGGCGTACCCGCCCTATGGCGCGAAGGTGTCCTTCGAGGGAGAGAAGGCGAGCGCTGGTTGGGACGCGCCGCCGCTGGAGAAGTGGCTGGAGGCGGCGGTGCAGGACGCCTCGCGCACGTACTTCGGCCGGCCGTTCATGGCCATGGGCGAGGGCGGCACCATCCCCTTCATGGAGATGCTCGGCCGGCGCTTCCCCCAGGCCCAGTTCCTCATCACCGGTGTGCTCGGGCCCAACAGCAACGCCCACGGCCCCAACGAGTTCCTGCACATCCCCACCGGCAAGAAGCTCACCTGCTGCGTGGCCAGCGTCATCTCCGCGCACCTGTCCCGGTAGGGATTCCTCGGGGGCGTTTCCTCGGGGAGTGTTTTTTCGGAACGGTCTCGCCGCCCCCTCGAAGAGGACCATGTACAGCAGCCTCGACAGCATCGACATCGTCACGCAGAACGAAGAGACGGGCCGCAAGGGCTTCCTGCAGACGGATCATCGCTCGGCCGCGGAGATCCAACAGGAGCGGGAGGTGTCTACCCTGTTCGCCCTCACCCGTGTGCTCAACGCGCGCCAGGCCATCGAGTCCGAGGAGGGCCTGGTGGACGTGCTCTACGTCTGCTCGGAAGCGCCTCCCGACTTCCTGCGCAGCGTGGTGACCTCGGCGGGGGG
Above is a window of Cystobacter fuscus DNA encoding:
- a CDS encoding SDR family NAD(P)-dependent oxidoreductase, whose product is MTTSKKVAVVTGASRGIGKALVQSFVKEGYEVWALARAVDALEQLARESGGAVRPLAIDVADEAAVIAASRRILETGAPRVLVNNAGITVSAPINKTSMEDFHRVMAVNVTAPFLFSRELLPAMAAAGGGRIINIGSMAATRGVKYTSAYCASKHALLGLTRSLAAEWARKNVTVNIVNPGWTETDMLSNAKSAISKTTGRSEQEAHAALANMHAMGRVIQPEEVAALCLFLASDAAASITGSAYNIDAGEAG
- a CDS encoding M20 family metallopeptidase: MSTPRLNVTTATAASERIWEEEIIPRLHDYIRIPNKSPSFDKEWVKSGHMDKAVKLIAGWCESQAKHIPGLKVEVVTLKNEQGEPRTPVIYMEIPGTGDDTVVLYGHLDKQPEMTGWRAGLSPWEPVREGDKLYGRGGADDGYSAFASLAAIRLLREQGVPHARCVVLIEACEESGSYDLPAYIEHLAPRIGKASLVVCLDSGCANYEQLWMTTSLRGLVSGNLRVDILTEGVHSGDASGIVPSSFRIMRQILSRVEDEQTGRIRVEGLHVHIPQARREQAAAVAEVLGEEVYSKFPWVPGAHPVTTDRVEQILNRTWRPALSVTGVDGMPPLGSAGNVLRPFTSVKLSMRIPPRLEPKAATEALKQALEAYPPYGAKVSFEGEKASAGWDAPPLEKWLEAAVQDASRTYFGRPFMAMGEGGTIPFMEMLGRRFPQAQFLITGVLGPNSNAHGPNEFLHIPTGKKLTCCVASVISAHLSR